From Ruminococcaceae bacterium KH2T8, one genomic window encodes:
- a CDS encoding diguanylate cyclase (GGDEF) domain-containing protein, whose translation MSDNGIVRKRIAILCAQPEEYYQKGVLEGIKDKLFEADLDVCIFAMYQKFQETKAREIGESNIFNLININEFDGMILLADTIQTPGVLRRIEDRLYSEYSKPVLFVDKDSDYYPSISLDHYDPIVRLTEHLIVDHGYKDIAFITGKQWHPYSRERLHAFTDTMEKHGLNVRPERIYYGDFWYASGETIGDELALFPDDLPEAIACANDYMAIGLCSSLTKHGIRVPEDVAVVGYDSVVEGQDSPQPITSIPLPAREYGEFCGESMLSLLKGGRIGRFKNSCELFKGSSCGCHNESVVPKVRLRPTWDTDVSARSFMMERNRILADMLSGADLESVMDSVQSYTFQIRPFDSFDLCLNSYWAEDTFKVGEALKTGYSDRMIDVLSCGREGEGEDRLDFMETFDTLEMLPKLHEPSDEPRCFIFTPVHFDDSSFGYAVLGLNGSLARLDHSYCMWLVSVMYGLESLRRLKVLLGTNKKIEASRYIDSLTGLYNYDGFLKHADPMIERSMQLHCYVSVMALDISGLNVINSAYGRKSGDKAIIKLAHILRDSVGEGAICARLGNDEFVIAQLTDESNGKILHDIRMRISEEVAKYNLPHDYDIVVVSGEKVGRCGSINELESLINLAVSIKNNNKVREQKVRLDSSLTPEQKKIAETVKNLLDENRFNYHYQPIVSAKTGEIFAFEALMRPDIDPYIGPAVVIEYAEHLGRIYDVERSTFYNVLREYENKKNLFNERKLFINCITGVTWTDEDTDIVAPKLKQYSDRIVLELTEQREADDEMLDKMKTQIRKLGIQSAIDDYGTGYSNVVNLLRYMPDYVKIDRMLLMGINDNPQKQHFVKEVAQFAHDNNFLVLAEGVETSDELKTCIELGADLLQGYYLGRPKAEIISEIDPEVREEIFRYNAYKNR comes from the coding sequence ATGAGCGATAACGGTATTGTCAGAAAACGCATAGCGATCCTTTGTGCGCAGCCCGAAGAATATTATCAGAAGGGCGTACTCGAAGGTATAAAGGACAAGCTTTTCGAAGCTGATCTTGACGTGTGCATTTTCGCGATGTACCAGAAGTTTCAGGAGACAAAGGCCCGCGAGATCGGCGAATCGAACATCTTTAATCTCATAAACATAAATGAGTTCGACGGCATGATCCTTTTGGCCGATACCATCCAGACCCCCGGTGTATTAAGGCGTATCGAGGATCGCCTCTATAGCGAATATTCTAAGCCCGTCCTCTTTGTAGATAAGGACAGCGACTATTATCCTTCGATATCTCTTGATCATTATGATCCCATCGTAAGGCTCACCGAGCATCTTATCGTCGACCACGGATATAAGGATATCGCCTTTATTACCGGTAAGCAGTGGCACCCGTACTCCAGAGAGAGGCTTCATGCTTTCACGGATACGATGGAAAAGCACGGACTTAATGTGCGCCCGGAGAGGATCTATTACGGAGATTTCTGGTACGCGAGCGGTGAGACTATAGGTGACGAGCTCGCTTTGTTCCCTGATGATCTTCCCGAAGCAATAGCATGCGCTAATGACTATATGGCGATCGGACTATGTTCCTCGCTTACAAAGCACGGCATCAGGGTACCCGAGGACGTAGCCGTGGTCGGATACGATTCGGTCGTAGAAGGCCAGGATAGCCCTCAGCCAATAACATCCATACCGCTTCCTGCCCGTGAATACGGCGAATTTTGCGGTGAGAGCATGCTCTCGCTCCTTAAAGGTGGCAGGATAGGACGTTTTAAGAACAGTTGTGAGCTCTTTAAGGGCAGCAGCTGCGGATGCCATAATGAGAGCGTCGTCCCCAAGGTAAGGCTCAGGCCCACATGGGATACCGACGTATCCGCGCGCTCGTTCATGATGGAGCGTAACCGTATATTGGCAGATATGCTCTCGGGAGCTGACCTGGAGAGCGTCATGGACTCGGTGCAGTCCTATACATTCCAGATAAGACCTTTTGACAGCTTCGACCTTTGCCTCAATTCATACTGGGCAGAGGACACGTTCAAGGTGGGAGAAGCCCTGAAGACCGGATATTCCGACCGTATGATCGATGTACTTTCATGCGGCAGGGAAGGTGAAGGCGAGGACCGCCTCGATTTCATGGAGACATTCGATACTTTGGAGATGCTCCCGAAGCTCCATGAGCCTTCGGATGAGCCCAGATGCTTTATCTTTACTCCCGTGCACTTTGACGACAGCAGCTTCGGCTATGCGGTCTTAGGGCTTAACGGATCACTCGCAAGGCTCGATCACAGCTACTGCATGTGGCTCGTAAGCGTCATGTACGGTCTCGAATCCTTAAGAAGGCTCAAGGTCCTTTTGGGTACGAATAAGAAGATCGAAGCGAGCAGATATATCGACAGCCTGACGGGACTTTATAACTACGACGGTTTCCTGAAGCACGCCGATCCCATGATAGAAAGATCGATGCAGCTTCACTGCTATGTGAGCGTTATGGCACTTGATATCTCAGGCCTTAACGTTATAAATTCCGCATACGGCCGAAAGAGCGGCGATAAGGCGATAATAAAGCTCGCGCATATCCTCCGCGACTCTGTCGGCGAAGGTGCTATCTGTGCAAGGCTCGGTAACGACGAGTTCGTGATAGCTCAGCTGACGGACGAAAGTAACGGCAAGATCCTTCACGATATCAGGATGAGGATATCTGAGGAGGTCGCGAAATATAACCTCCCGCATGACTACGATATAGTTGTCGTATCAGGTGAGAAGGTAGGAAGATGCGGAAGCATCAATGAGCTCGAGAGCCTTATAAATCTCGCGGTATCCATAAAGAACAACAACAAGGTGCGCGAGCAGAAGGTGCGCCTCGATTCGTCTCTTACTCCCGAGCAGAAGAAGATCGCAGAGACGGTAAAGAACCTCCTCGACGAGAACAGGTTCAACTATCACTATCAGCCGATCGTGAGTGCGAAGACCGGCGAGATATTCGCTTTCGAGGCTCTGATGAGGCCTGATATCGACCCGTATATCGGCCCCGCGGTGGTCATCGAGTACGCCGAGCACTTGGGCAGGATCTACGATGTCGAGAGGTCGACTTTCTATAATGTCCTTCGCGAATATGAGAATAAGAAGAATCTCTTTAATGAACGAAAGCTCTTTATAAACTGCATCACGGGCGTTACCTGGACGGATGAAGATACCGATATCGTGGCGCCTAAGCTCAAGCAGTACTCCGACAGGATCGTCCTCGAGCTCACCGAGCAGCGTGAAGCAGATGACGAGATGCTCGATAAGATGAAGACCCAGATAAGAAAGCTCGGCATCCAGAGTGCGATCGACGATTACGGAACGGGATACTCAAATGTTGTAAACCTCTTAAGATATATGCCCGACTACGTTAAGATCGACAGGATGCTTCTCATGGGTATCAACGATAATCCGCAAAAGCAGCATTTCGTGAAGGAAGTTGCCCAGTTTGCACATGACAATAATTTCCTTGTGCTTGCTGAGGGCGTTGAGACTTCCGATGAGCTCAAGACATGTATCGAGCTCGGAGCTGACCTCCTGCAGGGATACTACCTCGGGCGCCCGAAGGCTGAGATCATATCAGAGATAGACCCGGAAGTTCGAGAAGAGATATTCCGCTATAACGCATATAAGAATCGCTGA